Below is a genomic region from Populus trichocarpa isolate Nisqually-1 chromosome 15, P.trichocarpa_v4.1, whole genome shotgun sequence.
AATGATGGATCAGAGAAATATCAACCTAAGAAATGCAATGTGCTccgaaaagaaaaactaatattttaaaattcagagGGAAACCTGAGAGAGCCATTATTAATCTCATCCCAAACCACTGAATGATCAACATCGGCTGTTACTTTATCCCAGTGCAGTGGCTTTAGTTTTGTATGCCCACTGCTAGTCCCTCTCAAGCTTCCCTCTGTTGGAGCCCATTCCCTGCTCTTGCTATTTAATTTCCCTCTTGGAACTGGTGGAGGTTTCAGTAATGAGATTAAACCGCCTATTTTAGGTGGTGGGGGTGGTGATGCaggatttttctttgttataagTGGTGGTTTTGTTGATGTAGGCGGAGGCGGAGGCGGAGGCGGAGGAGGCGGTGGTGGATGAGGAggaggcggcggcggcggcggaggTGGTGGTGGGATTTTCTTTCTTGGAGGGGATTGTAGAGGAGGTAATTTTGGACTTTCCATTTCTGTAACTGATGCTGTAGGTTCTCCATTTCGCAAAACTGGTTCTGTTACTTTCCCATGACCAATTCCATAAGATGAAAGCAAAACTTCCTGTGGCTCATACTTTTTTAATTGCTCTACTATCACATCCACCCtcttttcttccccttcttcttcatAGCTAGGGTTCAGCGTAACCTTTGAGAAAGTGTTTTTGGGTTTCCTGTCAAAACTTTTTACATAAAGCAAACCCTGCCCATTTTCATCGAAGGTAAACTTTTTCACTTTTCTGCTAACTTTTTTGAGCTCGTCACTAGTTGCCATAACTTTTTCCCGCTTTTTGGCAAATTTCAAGTAGATAAAGAAGAAGATCACAGCAATGGCCAGAGTGATTGCAGCTGTGACAACAATGGCTGCCACAACTTTTCCATTTGACGATGAGGACTCCTCCATTGCCTGTTTCCGGGCAGGAGGTCCCAAGAGTTGAGGCATCAGTCTCTCCCTATCATGATCGGGAGAGACTGCTTCATAACTTGCAGATCTTATCATTGAACTTGCAGGTGAAGAATCAAATGCAGGAGAAATTTCTGTCTTCTGTGAGGAGTTTTGTTTACAATAAGAATGAGAAAGGGGAGGGGAGAAAAACAGTAAGAAAATGAGACATGGATGGAACCGCGGCTGGACCATCATTCCGACGTGAACCAGGGACAAGGATGCAGAGAAAGGGAGAGAATCTTGGTTGTTTTAGTTCATTGTGGCTATCAGCGGCTTTTGAGCAATTTCCTGTCTTCTGCATTGTGTTATTTCTGACAGCTTCAATGAAGGTAGTTGTTGTTAGCAGCTTTGTTTACTCATCCTGGGTTTGTCTTATTATATGTACTTAACTGCCCTTGTCCTGATGATGAAATTGTTTATGTGCAAACAATGGCTCTTGTTCTAAGGTCGCATGATTTTGTTGTGAATAAGGCTGGCTTGACATTTTAGCCGTCCTGCATGAGTTCCATTGTGATCAACGATGATGATGAAGTCATGCTAGTGCCAAATGGAGTCTTGTATCTTGACATAACAATGTCACTTGTATTGGCATTTTGTTGCTATATCCTTGAGCTGCTTTTGTTATCGAGACGCGCTACTTTCTttgcaaaaaatagaaaatgttgAGCTCGGATGCAAGGTCTCTAATGGcaatattttaagattaaaatagtTGCAGGGTTTGCATTGTCCTGtgcattaacaaaaaaaaatggtaattaagaaaaacattaatttgcaAGGCACCCACCTGCCAAAGAAAACTAGGGCAAACAAAAGACATTTCTGTATTGGAAGGAGCACGTTTCTAAGCCAGCACAAGCTGCCTCGGAGCCAGATGGGACTGTCTCTCATTCACTTGTCTTGGGACCCCCTTTGTACGCATGTTACATGTCCAAGCCAACACAAGCTGCACAATCCCAAGGAGGCCTTAATTCTGGTAGAGGGACAAGACATTAAGAATGGCAGGCTGGTCGGTAACTGAGGCCTACCATCCAGTTCATGGTTTGCGGGATGATTTGAAAGCTTTGCACCCTTTTCTTGGACGATGGATGGTCGCGTTCTTATGATCGTTTGGTAgctgaaataaattaaaagagatagCAAATTGATATACTCTGCAATGAATGAAACCAAACCTGTTAATCCTTGTagcaatatatttattaaatttcaaggTTGAAGGCGTGTGTGTGGGCTCGCGAGAGTGAAAACAAAGTCTTCAATGCTGCCAGATTTGTCGAATCATAGTGGGCACCTAGCATAGTTAAGAGACTGGACATTCAAGTAGCTGGGGAACTCCGTCCAAATTAGATAAGAGTGTGTGGACCATGGTTGTTTTGGTCTTCTTTGGGGACTGAAGCCTCTGTCACATAGCTGTATGATAAAAAAGTGAAACCTTCCGGTGCGTAGAAAGTTTCCCAAGAGATGCAAAAAAGGGTGTAGAAACAACCGACAAGAATTTGAGTGGGACTAGGCTAGATAGTGTTGGATCAAGCTATTGGTTGTATTGCTCCATCCAAGAGTATAATAGTAGCCCCTTTTCTTTAATGGTTTCTGAAGGCATTAGCAACTTGCCTTGCCTAGACTTTTGACATGCAAGCTCGATCAAGACTGGTTAATCCAGcagaaatcttaaaaaatgaGAAAGTAGAGACGGGTTTCGGCTTCATCGCCCATGCTTATATCGGGAACATATGCTATCTCCTTAAATTATAATACACGAACTCGTTGTTTTACCAGGCCTAGCAGAAGGAGAGACAACAGACGATAATTGGCAGACACAGAAGGAGCAAGAGATAACCAGGCAACGCAAACATTTGAAGAGTTGTGATTTAAACGATCCCAACGAGATTTCATCTTTCCATACAATTAATCATAACAAATATGTGCTTAAGTGTTTATTAATGTGTAGGCCTATCAGAAAGCAAGCCCGAGCATTGATGAAGACCAAAATTAGTAAAACAACGGCACCCATTCAGATGGCCAGGCTACAATAATCGATTGCACGATTGTGGTGCAATCCCTCTAGCAATAGCAATTTCACACAAAATGCCATCTTCTAAAGAatatcaacaaaagaatttcTTAATGTGTTCTTCAAATCCCTTTCACGGTTTCCCTACACTTGCTTCTTCATGTGCTAATCAATTCTTCATGTCAGGTTAAGTCAGCCAAGTATGAGCAAAACATGGGAAAGTGATCTCCTGTCCGAAGCAGGGTGTGCTATTGAGTATAAGCAAGACCTAACAAAATTGCCACTCCAATCCATGTGACTGCAGAATTAGTCTCTGGTTAGCAATTTAGGCCTCTTTGACAAACTCAAAGTAGAAAATGGTGATGAAGACTGAAGTTCGGACGGCAGAAAATCAAAAGCAGGGGACGAGGATGATTGTACAAGCTGTGGTTGTGATAATGAATAGAAACAATCTTCCCTTCCTCTCTTCCTAAcacttctccttttcttttgctctcCATCGCCTCCCATTATAACATCTTTAATTCGTTTCACATCTGACAATTTCACTGGCTTAAGTATGTATTCTTCTGCCCCTTCTTCTAAACACCTGAGCCATTTAATAATAAGCAGTTAGCATCAATGTTCATTTCTGATACAAtcttgataaaacaaaaaaaaaaaaaggaaaagaaaatctcaTCGCAGAGATCAACTTGTCGAGCAAGCTCACCCCATATACAATTTTGATATTCTATAATTCAAAATGCATGGAACTGGTCTCTGGTTGAAAACAGAgacatcttaaaaaaatacaggcAGACTGAAAATATTATCAGATTTTGATACACCAAAATATGCTGCTGATAAACAATGAATCAGAGAATTTAACAGCGCTTAAGTAATCAGTAATTACATCAAATTAGCCCTTCATTTCCACAGAATTATACTTGGGCAGAGTTGTACAAAGAACTGTATCCTACTCGACACGGATCGAAATCTAAGATATTCGTCCAGACTTGCTCTTCGAATTGTTAGTTATCATaatatttaacaaatttatttccttttctaacTCAAAGTTCATCAATTGACAGAGAACTCCAAAACATTAAACAAGATGAAAAATTCATCTTTCCACCCAACccacagaaaaagaaagattaagCCAGAGAGGAGGATACCTATCAATACGAGCCAAGATGTTCTCAGATGACATGATCACTACAGGAATCTCTCTGAAAGCTGATGATTcctgctaaaaaaacaaatttccaaaACCCCATCAACatacaattcaataaattaattttcatttctcaTCTTATGCATTCTAGCAACAAAATAAAGATTGAACAAAAAAGGTATGTGAAGAAAGTAAGAGGATCGCACGGACCTTAATCTTTTTAAGCAGCTCATATCCTGTCATCCCCGGCATGGAGTAATCGGTCATGATGAGATTGATTTTCAAATCCTATAATCACAACGATTAAGCAATAATAAACCGTCAGCACCACTTAATTTCTCAGCAAAGAAACAGAGATCCAATAAAGTTACTCTTTTTTCCTTACATTGAACCCAACAGAGCTCTTCTCTCCATCCAATCCAAGATACTGCAAAGCTCTACTCCCACTCTCTACAACAGTCACTGCAAATATCCAAAAATCCCAATCagtttcaaaaacacaaaaaacaaagaccattaattaaaacctcaaaataaaaaaaggatcacCTTTACAAGATGATATCTTAAGCAACCTCTCTATAACCTTCCTGTCTACAAAGCTATCATCTACAGCAAGAACATGCAACTCCTCTGAACCAGAAACAGACCCTTTAGAAAATCCAACTTCTTCCGTCAAACTTCTCCTTAAGATCTCGCCGGCCGTTGCCATATCACCAgaaaatatatgtgtgtgtgtgtggcgTATCTTTTGACGGGGTCTTTGGTTGGTAATGGCTTTCTTGCAATGCAGAACTACTATATGTCAAAGTTTAAAAGTAGTGAGGTTTCAAAGTTTGTGGGTGGatttatatgaaaatgaaaaggggGAAGATTTGAGGGAGATATTGCCATGTTCCCCTCTTTCTTTAAAGCAGAAAATGTTCGTGAGATTCTGAAGATTTCATTTCTTGAGATCTTAGCAAATCTTAAAGTAGCCCCACTTCGTCTCTTGTCCTGTCATACGTTCATGGATACTATGGTCTCTCTTAGATTTTCACTCTCCACTACAAGACAAAAGCAAAAGTGCCAAACAGCGTTATTatgtcctttctttttcttttcttttcttttctttttttcaattttgaataatagagtatattattcttttcaaatttttttcctaatcTTTCAAGATTTTATCCGCACAATTTTAGAATCACATCATATGATTTTACTAAAAAGAATTTctcctgaatattttttttttatacaattcaatttttatcttttttattaattttaaaacaagtgATTTGACGAAGAGTATAAAATATCTTGGGCCTTTCAatcagaatttttaa
It encodes:
- the LOC7462538 gene encoding two-component response regulator ARR5 isoform X1 encodes the protein MATAGEILRRSLTEEVGFSKGSVSGSEELHVLAVDDSFVDRKVIERLLKISSCKVTVVESGSRALQYLGLDGEKSSVGFNDLKINLIMTDYSMPGMTGYELLKKIKQESSAFREIPVVIMSSENILARIDRCLEEGAEEYILKPVKLSDVKRIKDVIMGGDGEQKKRRSVRKRGREDCFYSLSQPQLVQSSSSPAFDFLPSELQSSSPFSTLSLSKRPKLLTRD
- the LOC7462538 gene encoding two-component response regulator ARR5 isoform X2, with translation MATAGEILRRSLTEEVGFSKGSVSGSEELHVLAVDDSFVDRKVIERLLKISSCKVTVVESGSRALQYLGLDGEKSSVGFNDLKINLIMTDYSMPGMTGYELLKKIKESSAFREIPVVIMSSENILARIDRCLEEGAEEYILKPVKLSDVKRIKDVIMGGDGEQKKRRSVRKRGREDCFYSLSQPQLVQSSSSPAFDFLPSELQSSSPFSTLSLSKRPKLLTRD